One window of the Candidatus Microbacterium colombiense genome contains the following:
- a CDS encoding SDR family oxidoreductase gives MTELTQPTGREEELRAVPRDDGSAPRALVLGATGYIGGRLTPRLLNAGYRVRVLARDAARAASFPWGADCEIVEGSADDADAVAEAVADVDVVYYLIHSMTAGKGFEETDDRAATTVAEAASKAGVRRIVYLGGLHPDDVKLSPHLRSRVQVGETFLHSGVPTLVLQAGVVIGSGSASFEMIRHLTDVLPYMPAPKWVRNRIQPIAVRDVLHYLLGAARVEPEVNRAVDIGGPDVLRYGQMMNGYAVEAGLPQRAIAALPVLTPGLASHWVNLVTPVPRSIARPLVASLQNECVVKDHAVDELIPQPSGGLTPYRRAVALALGRVDADTIETSWQDSEVSGAPSDPLPSDPEWAGRTAFTDARSLQTKASVDDLWRIIVGIGGENGWYSSPFLWAVRGWMDRLVGGVGLRRGRRSRTAARVGDAIDFWRVEAASAPGSGEEQAGLLRLRAEMKVPGSAWLELRAIADGEGARYEQRAVFFPQGLSGRLYWFAVLPFHGFIFAGMAARITAAAEGTDRVDRTRD, from the coding sequence ATGACCGAGCTCACTCAGCCCACCGGCCGCGAAGAAGAGCTGCGCGCCGTCCCCCGCGACGACGGCAGCGCCCCGCGTGCGCTGGTGCTCGGCGCGACCGGCTACATCGGCGGCCGGCTCACCCCGCGCCTGCTGAACGCCGGCTACCGGGTGCGAGTCCTCGCCCGCGACGCGGCGCGCGCGGCATCCTTCCCCTGGGGAGCCGATTGCGAGATCGTCGAAGGATCGGCCGACGATGCGGATGCCGTCGCCGAAGCGGTCGCCGATGTCGACGTCGTCTACTACCTGATCCACTCGATGACCGCGGGCAAGGGGTTCGAGGAGACCGATGATCGCGCCGCGACCACGGTGGCCGAGGCTGCGTCGAAGGCGGGCGTGCGCCGCATCGTGTACCTGGGCGGGCTGCATCCCGACGACGTGAAGCTGTCGCCGCATCTGCGCTCGCGAGTGCAGGTCGGTGAGACGTTCCTGCACTCCGGGGTACCGACCCTCGTGCTCCAAGCGGGCGTCGTGATCGGCTCGGGCTCGGCGTCGTTCGAGATGATCCGACACCTCACCGACGTGCTGCCGTACATGCCGGCGCCGAAGTGGGTGCGCAACCGCATCCAGCCGATCGCCGTGCGCGACGTGCTGCACTATCTGCTCGGAGCCGCGCGGGTGGAGCCGGAGGTCAACCGCGCCGTCGACATCGGCGGACCCGACGTGCTGCGCTACGGACAGATGATGAACGGCTATGCGGTCGAGGCCGGACTGCCGCAGCGTGCGATCGCCGCACTGCCGGTGCTCACCCCCGGGCTCGCCTCGCACTGGGTGAATCTCGTGACCCCGGTGCCGCGGTCGATCGCGCGACCACTCGTCGCCTCGCTGCAGAACGAGTGCGTCGTGAAGGATCACGCGGTCGACGAGCTGATCCCGCAGCCGTCGGGCGGGCTGACCCCGTATCGTCGCGCGGTGGCACTGGCGCTCGGCCGCGTGGATGCCGACACGATCGAGACGAGCTGGCAGGACTCCGAGGTGTCGGGGGCGCCGAGCGACCCGCTGCCGAGCGATCCTGAGTGGGCAGGACGCACCGCTTTCACCGACGCGCGGTCGCTGCAGACGAAGGCCTCCGTCGACGATCTGTGGCGCATCATCGTCGGCATCGGCGGCGAGAACGGGTGGTACTCCTCCCCGTTCCTGTGGGCGGTGCGCGGATGGATGGACCGGTTGGTCGGCGGGGTCGGCCTGCGCCGGGGCCGCCGCAGTCGCACGGCGGCGCGCGTCGGCGATGCGATCGACTTCTGGCGGGTGGAGGCGGCGTCGGCTCCCGGCTCGGGCGAGGAGCAGGCGGGACTGCTGCGGCTGCGTGCCGAGATGAAGGTGCCCGGCTCGGCCTGGCTCGAACTGCGCGCGATCGCCGACGGCGAGGGTGCACGGTACGAGCAGCGCGCGGTGTTCTTCCCGCAGGGTCTGAGCGGACGCCTCTACTGGTTCGCGGTGCTGCCCTTCCACGGGTTCATCTTCGCGGGCATGGCCGCGCGTATCACGGCCGCCGCAGAGGGCACCGATCGCGTGGACCGCACGCGCGATTAG
- a CDS encoding MFS transporter, protein MTSIESIRRFTPDRATRRARIAVSALFLTNGALFANILPRYPEIKSVLGLDNVGYGLAIAAFPAGAIAAGLLAAVLIRRFGSARIAVIGTILTSLGLLSAALAPSGLLFAAALLIGGASDAITDVAQNAHGLRVQRRYGRSIINSFHAIWSIGAVLGGGMAAVAIALQVPIGVHLGISTATFAIVALIALRLCLPGRDDEAVADNVADDAAVADAVVEPAALAETVRRGVSPRTVWVIIALTLIAMAGAVAEDAGNSWATLYLGESLGAAAAIAPLGFIALVGAQFIGRMLGDGLTDRFGQRAVARVGGLIAAVGMSLALAFPSVPGTIAGFAAVGFGIATLIPAAMHAADELPGLRTGVGLTIVSWLLRLGFLLSPPFVGFIAETESLRAGLIVAPAAALVAVVLAGVLEKRRPRG, encoded by the coding sequence ATGACTTCAATCGAATCGATTCGACGATTCACGCCGGACCGCGCGACCCGACGCGCGCGCATCGCCGTCTCGGCGCTCTTCCTGACCAACGGGGCGCTGTTCGCGAACATCCTGCCGCGCTACCCCGAGATCAAGTCCGTCCTCGGGCTCGACAACGTCGGATACGGTCTCGCGATCGCGGCCTTCCCGGCCGGAGCCATAGCCGCGGGGCTTCTGGCCGCGGTGCTCATCCGCCGCTTCGGCTCTGCCCGCATCGCCGTGATCGGCACGATCCTCACGAGCCTCGGGCTGCTCTCGGCCGCGCTCGCCCCGTCCGGGCTGCTGTTCGCCGCCGCGCTGCTCATCGGCGGAGCATCCGACGCGATCACCGATGTCGCGCAGAACGCGCACGGCCTGCGCGTGCAACGGCGCTACGGCCGCTCGATCATCAACTCCTTCCACGCCATCTGGTCGATCGGCGCCGTGCTCGGCGGCGGCATGGCGGCCGTCGCGATCGCGCTGCAGGTGCCGATCGGGGTGCACCTGGGCATCTCGACCGCGACCTTCGCGATCGTGGCACTGATCGCCCTGCGGCTGTGCCTTCCCGGTCGCGACGATGAGGCCGTGGCTGACAACGTTGCCGACGACGCTGCCGTCGCCGACGCCGTCGTCGAACCCGCCGCGCTGGCCGAGACGGTGCGCCGCGGCGTGAGCCCGCGCACCGTGTGGGTGATCATCGCGCTCACCCTGATCGCCATGGCGGGCGCCGTCGCCGAAGACGCCGGCAACTCGTGGGCGACGCTCTACCTCGGCGAATCGCTGGGGGCCGCCGCGGCGATCGCCCCGCTCGGCTTCATCGCCCTCGTTGGCGCCCAGTTCATCGGGCGCATGCTCGGCGACGGACTGACCGACCGGTTCGGGCAGCGCGCGGTCGCCCGCGTCGGTGGACTCATCGCCGCAGTCGGCATGAGCCTCGCGCTCGCGTTCCCGAGCGTGCCGGGCACCATCGCCGGTTTCGCAGCCGTCGGCTTCGGCATCGCGACGCTGATCCCGGCGGCCATGCACGCGGCCGACGAACTTCCCGGTCTGCGAACCGGAGTGGGGCTCACGATCGTGTCGTGGCTGCTGCGCCTCGGGTTCCTGCTCTCGCCTCCGTTCGTCGGCTTCATCGCCGAGACCGAGAGCCTGCGCGCGGGCCTCATCGTGGCTCCGGCGGCCGCGCTCGTGGCCGTCGTGCTGGCCGGAGTGCTGGAGAAGCGCCGACCGCGCGGATGA
- a CDS encoding MarR family transcriptional regulator — protein sequence MAQPPEEFSRSGYWYPDADSARTVDVLNALRRYRAAETAMRARTRASMGMSENDLMALRFLLHEKRVGRIARPIDIARMLSISTASTTALIDRLERGGHVRRERHPRDRRAGVVVPTASSDEEVQATLGAMHRRMLAYVDSLSDHDRAVVTRFLAGMGAAVAEASERDPGAG from the coding sequence ATGGCGCAACCGCCGGAGGAATTCTCGCGATCCGGGTACTGGTACCCCGACGCCGACAGCGCGCGCACGGTCGATGTGCTGAACGCGTTGCGGCGATACCGCGCGGCCGAGACGGCGATGCGGGCGCGGACCCGCGCATCGATGGGCATGAGCGAGAACGATCTGATGGCCCTGCGCTTCCTGCTGCACGAGAAGCGGGTCGGGCGCATCGCCCGGCCGATCGACATCGCCCGCATGCTGAGCATCTCGACGGCGTCGACGACCGCCCTGATCGATCGGTTGGAGAGAGGCGGGCACGTGCGCCGCGAACGGCATCCTCGCGATCGCCGGGCGGGTGTGGTGGTTCCGACGGCCAGCAGCGATGAAGAGGTGCAGGCCACGCTCGGCGCCATGCATCGACGGATGCTCGCCTACGTCGACTCGCTGTCCGATCACGACCGCGCGGTGGTCACCCGCTTCCTCGCGGGAATGGGCGCCGCGGTCGCCGAGGCATCCGAGCGCGACCCCGGTGCCGGCTGA
- a CDS encoding extracellular solute-binding protein, which produces MAHMKHRALPVLALAAVGMVALTSCGAGTRTDNENATTVSCDYTAPEGKTTVNVLAYNSSAIDPFTDTMVKSCSTDDVTLKHDPIDFGGQVTKTTATLSGDTGTYDIIETYGFVIPGFGEEEKLVPLNDLWDKYADDYGLGDISQSMVEGMSYDGDIYAIPMQAQMFVMAYRTDIFDDLGLEVPTTFDEMITAADAIKDAGLMDYPIALPWLATADVTTGFEGAMNSVGADFVTADGEVTLDGPEAKQAVEAMLALKPYMDPQVTTFDQPKVQQQMFNGTAAMSIMFSGRMFDLTLPANSKLSDSFGFAGAPKISADAEYSYNRLSIDGWSIPFNTKLDHDMLFQMMASAVSEDASTASVPAAYPAREGMVTAENSPYGAAANDSIASAMPPIVSPVIADITNEIRPILVSILNGQVSVDDGLAQMQAAGEKVAG; this is translated from the coding sequence ATGGCACACATGAAGCATCGGGCATTGCCGGTACTCGCACTCGCAGCCGTGGGCATGGTCGCCCTCACCAGCTGCGGGGCCGGGACCCGCACCGACAACGAAAACGCGACAACGGTGTCGTGCGACTACACCGCTCCCGAGGGCAAGACTACGGTCAATGTCCTCGCCTACAATTCCTCCGCCATCGACCCCTTCACCGACACCATGGTCAAGAGCTGTTCGACCGATGATGTGACGCTGAAGCACGACCCGATCGACTTCGGCGGGCAGGTGACCAAGACCACGGCCACCCTGTCCGGCGACACCGGCACGTACGACATCATCGAGACCTACGGGTTCGTCATCCCCGGATTCGGTGAAGAAGAGAAGCTCGTTCCGCTGAACGATCTGTGGGACAAGTACGCCGACGACTACGGCCTCGGCGACATCAGCCAGTCGATGGTCGAGGGCATGTCGTACGACGGTGACATCTACGCGATCCCGATGCAGGCGCAGATGTTCGTGATGGCCTATCGCACCGACATCTTCGACGACCTCGGCCTCGAGGTCCCGACCACCTTCGACGAGATGATCACCGCCGCCGACGCCATCAAGGACGCCGGGCTCATGGACTACCCGATCGCCCTGCCCTGGCTCGCGACCGCCGACGTGACGACCGGATTCGAAGGGGCGATGAACTCCGTCGGCGCCGACTTCGTCACGGCCGACGGCGAGGTGACGCTCGACGGCCCAGAGGCCAAGCAGGCCGTCGAGGCGATGCTCGCGCTCAAGCCCTACATGGACCCGCAGGTCACCACCTTCGACCAGCCCAAGGTGCAGCAGCAGATGTTCAACGGAACCGCTGCCATGTCGATCATGTTCTCCGGCCGCATGTTCGACCTGACGCTGCCGGCCAACTCGAAGCTGTCCGACTCGTTCGGCTTCGCCGGTGCGCCGAAGATCTCGGCCGACGCCGAGTACTCCTACAACCGCCTGTCGATCGACGGCTGGTCCATCCCGTTCAACACCAAGCTCGACCATGACATGCTCTTCCAGATGATGGCATCCGCCGTCAGTGAAGACGCGTCGACGGCATCCGTCCCCGCTGCCTACCCGGCTCGTGAGGGAATGGTCACGGCGGAGAACTCCCCGTACGGCGCGGCGGCCAACGACTCGATCGCCAGCGCCATGCCGCCCATCGTGTCTCCGGTCATCGCCGACATCACGAACGAGATCCGACCGATCCTCGTCTCCATCCTCAACGGACAGGTGAGCGTCGATGACGGACTCGCCCAGATGCAGGCCGCCGGCGAGAAGGTCGCCGGCTGA
- a CDS encoding sugar ABC transporter permease produces MKAREFWLLFAPSLLVMGALLVLPLVRTVQWSFEQVRYGSPGTFIGLENFTDALTDPRFHKAVLFTVAVTIITTAILLVFGYIIATGINRITTSRPLVLGIMLVSYVLPNLVGAVAFSWLFDDNFGGVVNRLIGFFGGSQVLWFTDQVPNAILVIANTVWHMLPFAMLIILAGLQGVPNELKEAAKIDGANGFQTHLNVIIPTIRGVLGFVTLITIMDVLRMFDNLIPLSPQAQNIGNESIMLYVYSVAFADGAENLGLGSAINVLTIILILIMLIPFIRGIFKEAKAER; encoded by the coding sequence ATGAAGGCACGCGAATTCTGGCTGCTCTTCGCTCCGAGCCTGCTGGTGATGGGGGCCCTCCTCGTGCTCCCGCTGGTGCGCACGGTGCAGTGGAGCTTCGAGCAGGTCCGCTACGGCTCACCCGGCACCTTCATCGGGCTGGAGAACTTCACCGACGCGCTGACGGATCCGCGATTCCACAAGGCGGTGCTCTTCACGGTCGCCGTCACGATCATCACCACGGCGATCCTGCTGGTGTTCGGCTACATCATCGCCACCGGCATCAACCGCATCACCACCTCACGACCGCTGGTGCTCGGCATCATGCTCGTGTCGTACGTGCTGCCGAACCTCGTCGGGGCCGTCGCGTTCTCGTGGCTCTTCGACGACAACTTCGGCGGCGTCGTGAACCGCCTGATCGGCTTCTTCGGCGGATCGCAGGTGCTGTGGTTCACCGACCAGGTGCCCAACGCGATCCTCGTGATCGCCAACACCGTCTGGCACATGCTCCCGTTCGCGATGCTCATCATCCTCGCCGGGCTCCAGGGCGTGCCGAACGAGCTGAAGGAAGCGGCCAAGATCGACGGCGCCAACGGCTTCCAGACGCACCTCAACGTGATCATCCCGACGATCCGCGGAGTGCTCGGCTTCGTCACGCTGATCACGATCATGGACGTGCTGCGCATGTTCGACAATCTGATACCGCTCTCGCCGCAGGCGCAGAACATCGGCAACGAGTCGATCATGCTCTACGTCTACTCGGTCGCATTCGCCGACGGCGCCGAGAACCTCGGACTCGGCAGCGCGATCAACGTGCTCACCATCATCCTGATCCTCATCATGCTGATCCCGTTCATCCGGGGCATCTTCAAGGAAGCGAAGGCGGAACGATGA
- a CDS encoding carbohydrate ABC transporter permease: MSLTSAELTTRAIVTSGAPKRRRRGPNRPPVITGLLLGILCIVVLSPFIWMTLSVTKPTDVAFSNPPVLWDYQPTLQAFVDLWQTTYFADYLVNTVVVAVVSTVIALAIGIPAAYALSRFPSYVSALLLVLALIFRALPRFAVVLPMYDISRALGIYDTTFALAIALVAINQPFTIWLLRNFFADIPKELDEAAMIDGCTRIGMLRRVMIPLMGPGILTAGIFVFLFAFQEYLTALVLTDTSSKTVPVFIATQLGQTLPMLQQAGAASMLLTIPVFVIAFIAQKYLVAGLSDGAVKG; the protein is encoded by the coding sequence ATGAGTCTCACATCCGCAGAACTCACGACGAGGGCCATCGTCACCAGCGGCGCACCGAAGCGCCGTCGCCGCGGTCCGAACCGTCCTCCGGTGATCACAGGGCTCCTGCTCGGCATCCTCTGCATCGTCGTGCTGAGCCCCTTCATCTGGATGACGCTCTCGGTGACGAAGCCCACCGATGTCGCGTTCTCCAACCCGCCGGTGCTCTGGGACTACCAGCCGACTCTGCAGGCGTTCGTGGATCTCTGGCAGACGACCTACTTCGCCGACTACCTGGTGAACACCGTGGTCGTCGCCGTCGTGTCGACCGTGATCGCGCTGGCCATCGGCATCCCCGCGGCGTATGCGCTGTCGCGGTTCCCGAGCTACGTCTCGGCGCTGCTGCTCGTGCTCGCCCTGATCTTCCGGGCGCTGCCCCGTTTCGCGGTCGTGCTGCCGATGTACGACATCAGCCGGGCGCTGGGCATCTACGACACCACGTTCGCCCTGGCGATCGCCCTGGTCGCGATCAATCAACCGTTCACGATCTGGTTGCTGCGCAACTTCTTCGCCGACATCCCGAAGGAGCTCGACGAGGCGGCCATGATCGACGGCTGCACGAGGATCGGGATGCTGCGCCGCGTCATGATCCCCCTGATGGGCCCCGGCATCCTGACCGCCGGCATCTTCGTCTTCCTGTTCGCGTTCCAGGAGTACCTCACGGCGCTCGTGCTGACCGACACCTCGTCGAAGACCGTGCCGGTGTTCATCGCCACCCAGCTCGGGCAGACCCTGCCGATGCTGCAACAGGCGGGAGCGGCGTCGATGCTGCTCACGATCCCGGTGTTCGTGATCGCGTTCATCGCGCAGAAGTATCTCGTCGCGGGACTCAGCGACGGGGCGGTGAAGGGCTGA
- a CDS encoding alpha/beta hydrolase — MPLVQPPLVLLAGMNCTDDLWADAGFTSGIRPVLDRADIDEQVAALRADLAESFVLVGHSLGAIVAMALALAAPERVAGLCLVSTNAKEPTDLQRDGWRSWLAQLDAGVPARELQQSILNPLLGAEVVDRRPDLVARTLQMGDDTGAELLRAQLEMQLTRTDLLGRLHELRMPVLIVSGLDDVICPPHFHTEIASEVAGARLVSLDAGHLLPLERPWEFGELVRAWCAQHRLVEPVGRRTS; from the coding sequence GTGCCACTGGTGCAGCCACCGCTCGTGCTGCTCGCCGGCATGAACTGCACCGATGACCTCTGGGCGGATGCCGGATTCACCTCCGGCATCCGCCCCGTTCTCGATCGCGCCGACATCGACGAGCAGGTGGCCGCACTGCGCGCCGACCTGGCGGAGTCGTTCGTGCTGGTCGGGCACTCGCTCGGCGCGATCGTCGCGATGGCGCTCGCGCTCGCCGCACCGGAGCGGGTGGCGGGCCTGTGCCTCGTCTCGACCAACGCCAAGGAACCGACCGATCTGCAGCGCGACGGCTGGCGGTCCTGGCTCGCGCAGCTCGACGCGGGGGTGCCGGCTCGTGAGCTGCAGCAGAGCATCCTGAACCCACTTCTGGGTGCCGAGGTCGTCGACCGGCGACCCGACCTCGTCGCGCGCACGCTCCAGATGGGCGACGACACAGGGGCGGAGTTGTTGCGCGCGCAGCTCGAGATGCAGCTCACACGCACCGATCTGCTCGGGCGCCTGCACGAGCTCCGGATGCCGGTGCTGATCGTGTCGGGGCTGGACGACGTCATCTGCCCGCCGCACTTCCACACCGAGATCGCGTCGGAGGTGGCGGGCGCGCGCCTCGTGTCGCTGGACGCCGGACACCTGCTGCCCCTCGAGCGCCCGTGGGAGTTCGGCGAGCTCGTGCGCGCGTGGTGCGCGCAGCATCGGCTCGTGGAGCCCGTGGGGAGGAGAACTTCGTGA
- a CDS encoding aldolase/citrate lyase family protein produces the protein MASLRERANEGEKLIGALLRMPSEELVEMLAVADFDFVLIDCEHGPADIGALRQHIAVAAVHGVPTIVRVGEGDRAQILRVLDQGAEGILAPHLDSAADAAALVDASLYPPVGSRGFATYSRAGRFGEVDPTEHRDWWLENTLVLGMIESPAGVRNVDAIIATPRLDGILVGPADLAASSGPDDAPVPDAIASVHAALARARSLRMDIVGTRSAAEASFAAGADLVVYNLASSLLAHLRDLATPTR, from the coding sequence ATGGCCTCGCTGCGCGAGCGGGCGAACGAGGGCGAGAAGCTGATCGGCGCGCTGCTGCGGATGCCGTCGGAGGAGCTCGTCGAGATGCTCGCCGTGGCGGACTTCGACTTCGTGCTGATCGACTGCGAGCACGGGCCGGCCGACATCGGCGCGCTGCGTCAGCACATCGCTGTCGCGGCCGTGCACGGCGTGCCGACGATCGTGCGGGTCGGCGAGGGCGACCGCGCGCAGATCCTACGCGTGCTCGATCAGGGCGCCGAGGGCATCCTCGCCCCGCACCTCGACAGTGCCGCCGATGCGGCCGCGCTGGTCGACGCGTCGCTGTATCCACCGGTCGGCAGTCGCGGATTCGCGACCTACAGCCGCGCGGGGCGGTTCGGCGAGGTCGACCCGACGGAGCACCGCGACTGGTGGCTCGAGAACACGCTGGTGCTCGGCATGATCGAGTCGCCCGCGGGGGTGCGGAACGTCGACGCGATCATCGCGACACCGCGGCTCGACGGCATCCTGGTCGGTCCTGCCGATCTCGCCGCGAGCTCCGGGCCCGACGATGCCCCGGTGCCGGACGCGATCGCAAGCGTGCATGCGGCCCTCGCCCGGGCACGGTCGCTGCGCATGGACATCGTGGGCACACGGTCCGCGGCCGAGGCATCCTTCGCCGCAGGGGCCGACCTCGTCGTCTACAACCTCGCCTCGTCGCTGCTGGCGCACCTGCGCGATCTGGCCACGCCCACGCGCTGA
- a CDS encoding SDR family NAD(P)-dependent oxidoreductase: MTDLSGRTAVVTGGGSGLGAAIARSLHAAGAEVILVGRDEAKLAAVAAELGSRARGVSCDVSDAASVDALREALGDTEVSILVNNAGIPGPVAALTDIDVDDWDEVFHVNVRGTFLLCKALLPGMVARGDGDVINVASVSGKRPLAHRTPYCASKMAVIGLTSTLAFEVGPAGVRVNSLSPGPVSGPRMERNFRLEAERSGTSVDDAEQAFVSRSALGRMVTEAEVGSAVVAMLGMPGMCGADVDLSAGMVA, translated from the coding sequence ATGACCGACCTCTCCGGTCGCACCGCCGTGGTCACCGGCGGCGGCAGCGGACTCGGGGCGGCCATCGCCCGCTCGCTGCACGCCGCCGGGGCCGAGGTCATCCTGGTCGGCCGCGACGAGGCCAAGCTCGCCGCAGTGGCGGCGGAGCTCGGCTCGCGGGCGCGTGGGGTGTCGTGCGACGTGTCGGATGCGGCATCCGTCGACGCCCTGCGCGAGGCGCTCGGTGACACCGAGGTGTCGATCCTGGTGAACAACGCCGGCATCCCGGGTCCCGTCGCCGCTCTCACCGACATCGACGTCGACGACTGGGACGAGGTCTTCCACGTCAACGTGCGCGGCACCTTCCTACTGTGCAAGGCGCTGCTTCCGGGCATGGTCGCGCGCGGTGACGGCGACGTCATCAACGTCGCCTCAGTGTCGGGCAAGCGTCCACTCGCCCACCGCACGCCCTACTGCGCCTCGAAGATGGCGGTCATCGGACTCACGTCGACGCTGGCGTTCGAGGTCGGACCGGCCGGGGTGCGCGTGAACTCGCTCTCGCCCGGCCCGGTGTCCGGCCCACGCATGGAGCGCAACTTCCGGCTCGAGGCCGAGAGGAGCGGCACGAGTGTCGACGATGCCGAGCAGGCCTTCGTCTCGCGCTCGGCGCTGGGGCGCATGGTGACCGAGGCCGAGGTCGGCAGCGCCGTCGTCGCGATGCTCGGGATGCCGGGCATGTGCGGCGCCGACGTCGACCTGTCGGCGGGGATGGTGGCGTGA
- the hisD gene encoding histidinol dehydrogenase, with protein MPLHLKTAPTKTFADTAQHDVAERVRAIIGDIREQGDAAVRRYAEQFDNWSRDTYRLSDEEITEIIGTLPAQVITDIEFVQAQVRRFAQAQRDSLVDIEVETLPGVFLGQKHVPVQAAGAYIPGGKYPLTASAHMTIITAKVAGVPRVVACTPPIRGEIPAATVAAMKMAGADEIYILGGVQAVAAMAVGTDSIQPVNMIAGPGNAYVAEAKRQLFGEVGIDLFAGPTEILIVADEHADPFFTAVDLLSQAEHGPDSPAVLVTTSQTLAEEVIDWIEKILPGMPTRDYAGPAWRDWGQVIVADDLDEAYRIADDFAFEHVQIFTQNPREALAKMHDYGALFLGENTCVSYGDKVIGTNHVLPTLGAARYTGGLWVGKYLRTVTYQEVQNTESSAQLGVVCGRAARVELFEGHARSGDARAWRHAGAEFAWIDESHAAVGAESR; from the coding sequence ATGCCCCTGCATCTCAAGACCGCGCCGACGAAGACGTTCGCGGACACCGCTCAGCACGATGTCGCCGAGCGCGTACGGGCGATCATCGGCGACATCCGCGAGCAGGGCGATGCCGCCGTGCGCCGTTACGCCGAGCAGTTCGACAACTGGAGCCGCGACACCTACCGCCTCTCCGACGAGGAGATCACCGAGATCATCGGCACCCTCCCCGCGCAGGTCATCACCGACATCGAGTTCGTCCAGGCGCAGGTGCGTCGCTTCGCCCAGGCGCAGCGCGACTCCCTCGTCGACATCGAGGTCGAGACCCTGCCCGGCGTCTTCCTCGGCCAGAAGCACGTGCCGGTGCAGGCGGCGGGGGCCTACATCCCCGGCGGCAAGTACCCGCTCACGGCATCCGCTCACATGACGATCATCACCGCCAAGGTCGCGGGCGTCCCCCGCGTCGTCGCGTGCACCCCGCCGATCCGCGGCGAGATCCCCGCCGCCACCGTCGCCGCGATGAAGATGGCCGGCGCGGACGAGATCTACATCCTCGGTGGCGTGCAGGCGGTCGCGGCGATGGCCGTGGGCACCGACAGCATCCAACCGGTCAACATGATCGCAGGCCCCGGCAACGCCTATGTCGCCGAGGCCAAGCGTCAGCTGTTCGGCGAGGTCGGCATCGACCTGTTCGCCGGGCCCACCGAGATCCTGATCGTGGCCGATGAGCACGCCGACCCGTTCTTCACCGCGGTCGATCTGCTCTCGCAGGCAGAGCACGGCCCCGACTCCCCCGCCGTGCTGGTGACGACCTCGCAGACGCTCGCCGAGGAGGTCATCGACTGGATCGAGAAGATCCTCCCGGGCATGCCGACGCGTGACTACGCCGGCCCCGCCTGGCGCGACTGGGGTCAGGTGATCGTGGCCGACGATCTCGACGAGGCGTACCGCATCGCCGATGACTTCGCGTTCGAGCACGTGCAGATCTTCACGCAGAATCCGCGCGAGGCGCTCGCGAAGATGCATGACTACGGCGCCCTCTTCCTCGGTGAGAACACCTGCGTCTCATACGGCGACAAGGTCATCGGCACCAACCACGTGCTTCCGACGCTCGGCGCCGCGCGCTACACGGGCGGCCTGTGGGTGGGCAAGTACCTGCGCACCGTGACGTACCAGGAGGTGCAGAACACCGAGTCGTCCGCTCAGCTCGGGGTCGTCTGCGGTCGCGCGGCCCGTGTGGAGCTGTTCGAGGGCCACGCGCGTTCGGGCGATGCCCGGGCCTGGCGTCACGCCGGCGCGGAGTTCGCGTGGATCGACGAGAGCCACGCGGCGGTCGGCGCGGAGTCGCGATGA